From Myotis daubentonii chromosome 15, mMyoDau2.1, whole genome shotgun sequence, one genomic window encodes:
- the LOC132216799 gene encoding carcinoembryonic antigen-related cell adhesion molecule 6-like isoform X36, with translation MESPSAPAHRGLVPRQGLLLAASLLTLWSLPTTAQLTIESVPPSAAEGKDVLLRAHNLPGDLGGYAWYKGETVDSNHKIVSYVIDTQKITYGPAYSDREKIYPNGSLLFQNVTRKDTGYYILLAIDKNFLSKSVTGQLRVYLELPKPNITSNNSNPEAHKDPVVLTCEPRTQNTTYLWLINSQSLLVSSRLQLSKDNRTLTLLPVTRNDTGPYECETRNPVSAGRSDPFTLNVLYGPDAPTISPSNSHYLRGTNLNLSCHAASNPPAQYSWFFNGRPHHPTQELFIRNVTSNDSGSYTCLAHNSVTGLNRTTVKTITISESPAHGQDEAVPGQQHPHHRPRQEGGCWGLSL, from the exons ATGGAgtccccctcagcccctgcccacagAGGACTTGTCCCCAGGCAGGGGCTCCTGCTGGCTG ccTCACTCTTAACCCtctggagcctgcccaccactgcccagctCACTATTGAATCAGTGCCGCCCAGTGCTGCTGAAGGGAAGGATGTGCTTCTCCGTGCCCACAACCTGCCTGGGGATCTTGGAGGCTATGCCTGGTACAAAGGGGAAACAGTGGACAGCAACCATAAAATTGTATCATATGTAATAGACACTCAAAAAATTACCTACGGACCTGCATACAGTGATCGAGAGAAAATATATCCCAATGGATCCCTGCTGTTTCAGAACGTCACCCGGAAGGACACAGGATACTATATCCTACTAGCCATAGACAAAAATTTTCTGAGCAAATCAGTAACTGGACAGCTCCGTgtatacc TGGAGTTACCCAAACCCAACATCACAAGCAACAACTCCAACCCTGAGGCGCACAAGGACCCTGTCGTGTTAACATGTGAACCTCGGACTCAGAACACCACCTACCTGTGGTTGATCAACAGTCAGAGTCTCCTGGTCAGTTCCAGGCTGCAGCTGTCCAAGGACAACAGGACTCTCACTTTACTCCCTGTCACAAGGAATGACACAGGACCCTATGAGTGTGAAACCCGGAACCCCGTGAGTGCTGGCCGCAGTGACCCATTCACCCTGAATGTTCTCT ATGGCCCGGACGCCCCCACCATTTCCCCCTCAAACTCCCATTACCTACGTGGGACAAACCTCAACCTCTCCTGCCATGCAGCCTCTAACCCGCCTGCACAGTATTCCTGGTTTTTCAATGGAAGGCCCCATCACCCCACACAGGAGCTCTTTATCCGCAACGTCACTTCCAATGATAGTGGATCCTATACCTGCCTCGCCCATAACTCTGTCACTGGCCTCAATAGGACCACGGTCAAGACTATCACAATCTCTG AGTCTCCTGCTCACGGACAGGATGAAGCTGTCCCAGGACAACAGcaccctcaccatagaccccgtcaggagggaggatgctggggATTATCACTGTGA
- the LOC132216799 gene encoding carcinoembryonic antigen-related cell adhesion molecule 6-like isoform X33 translates to MESPSAPAHRGLVPRQGLLLAASLLTLWSLPTTAQLTIESVPPSAAEGKDVLLRAHNLPGDLGGYAWYKGETVDSNHKIVSYVIDTQKITYGPAYSDREKIYPNGSLLFQNVTRKDTGYYILLAIDKNFLSKSVTGQLRVYLELPKPNITSNNSNPEAHKDPVVLTCEPRTQNTTYLWLINSQSLLVSSRLQLSKDNRTLTLLPVTRNDTGPYECETRNPVSAGRSDPFTLNVLYGPDAPTISPSNSHYLRGTNLNLSCHAASNPPAQYSWFFNGRPHHPTQELFIRNVTSNDSGSYTCLAHNSVTGLNRTTVKTITISEPVGKPSIRASNVTVTEHKDAVVLTCLTNDTGISIQWLFKNQSLLLTDRMKLSQDNSTLTIDPVRREDAGDYHCEVFNLVSSGISEPLRLDVQSEQKDTGYSVGTIVGSVIGVLVVVALGASLGYFLYLRRTRRASDPHGLREHPPPAATPGQGPSGTSAFRGPLPDPKTTGPIYEELLDPNTEVYCRIVPRADVASQFLQDLRPQTLWMWPAPENQL, encoded by the exons ATGGAgtccccctcagcccctgcccacagAGGACTTGTCCCCAGGCAGGGGCTCCTGCTGGCTG ccTCACTCTTAACCCtctggagcctgcccaccactgcccagctCACTATTGAATCAGTGCCGCCCAGTGCTGCTGAAGGGAAGGATGTGCTTCTCCGTGCCCACAACCTGCCTGGGGATCTTGGAGGCTATGCCTGGTACAAAGGGGAAACAGTGGACAGCAACCATAAAATTGTATCATATGTAATAGACACTCAAAAAATTACCTACGGACCTGCATACAGTGATCGAGAGAAAATATATCCCAATGGATCCCTGCTGTTTCAGAACGTCACCCGGAAGGACACAGGATACTATATCCTACTAGCCATAGACAAAAATTTTCTGAGCAAATCAGTAACTGGACAGCTCCGTgtatacc TGGAGTTACCCAAACCCAACATCACAAGCAACAACTCCAACCCTGAGGCGCACAAGGACCCTGTCGTGTTAACATGTGAACCTCGGACTCAGAACACCACCTACCTGTGGTTGATCAACAGTCAGAGTCTCCTGGTCAGTTCCAGGCTGCAGCTGTCCAAGGACAACAGGACTCTCACTTTACTCCCTGTCACAAGGAATGACACAGGACCCTATGAGTGTGAAACCCGGAACCCCGTGAGTGCTGGCCGCAGTGACCCATTCACCCTGAATGTTCTCT ATGGCCCGGACGCCCCCACCATTTCCCCCTCAAACTCCCATTACCTACGTGGGACAAACCTCAACCTCTCCTGCCATGCAGCCTCTAACCCGCCTGCACAGTATTCCTGGTTTTTCAATGGAAGGCCCCATCACCCCACACAGGAGCTCTTTATCCGCAACGTCACTTCCAATGATAGTGGATCCTATACCTGCCTCGCCCATAACTCTGTCACTGGCCTCAATAGGACCACGGTCAAGACTATCACAATCTCTG AGCCTGTGGGGAAGCCCTCCATCCGAGCCAGCAATGTCACAGTCACAGAGCATAAGGACGCCGTGGTCCTGACCTGCCTCACAAATGACACAGGGATCTCCATCCAGTGGCTCTTCAAGAACCAGAGTCTCCTGCTCACGGACAGGATGAAGCTGTCCCAGGACAACAGcaccctcaccatagaccccgtcaggagggaggatgctggggATTATCACTGTGAGGTCTTCAACCTGGTCAGTTCCGGCATAAGTGAGCCCCTCAGGTTGGATGTGCAAT CAGAACAAAAGGACACAGGCTACTCTGTGGGGACCATCGTTGGCAGCGTTATCGGGGTCCTCGTTGTGGTGGCTCTGGGGGCCTCCCTGGGCTATTTCCTGTACCTCAGGAGGACGAGGAG GGCCAGTGACCCGCATGGCCTCCGAGAGCACCCACCTCCAGCAGCCACCCCTG gccagggTCCCTCTGGAACCTCTGCCTTCCGG GGCCCCCTACCCGACCCCAAGACAACAGGTCCCATCTATGAG GAATTACTCGACCCAAACACAGAGGTGTACTGCCGCATCGTCCCCAGAGCAGACGTGGCTTCTCAGTTCCTCCAGGACCTCAGACCCCAGACCCTGTGGATGTGGCCTGCGCCAGAGAACCAGCTctga